A window from Pseudomonas sp. MRSN 12121 encodes these proteins:
- a CDS encoding response regulator, with product MTPRVLIVDDDPLIRELLQAYLSQEGYEVHCAETAELAETFLAAHVVDLVMLDIRLPGKDGLTLTRELRVRSEVGIILITGRNDDIDRIVGLECGADDYVIKPLNPRELVSRAKNLVRRVRHARAEQAPAAVARPVKRFAAWSLDTDRRRLIDQAGGETLLTHGEYQLLSVFLRNTGHTLSRDQLMDQIRNREWVPNDRSIDVLVGRLRRKLHDDPAEPQLIITIHGAGYLFTASVAA from the coding sequence ATGACTCCTCGGGTATTGATCGTCGACGACGATCCGCTGATTCGCGAACTGTTGCAGGCCTATCTCTCCCAGGAAGGTTACGAGGTGCACTGCGCCGAAACGGCGGAGCTGGCCGAAACCTTCCTCGCGGCCCATGTGGTCGATCTGGTGATGCTGGATATCCGCCTGCCGGGCAAGGACGGCCTGACCCTGACCCGCGAGCTGCGGGTGCGCTCGGAAGTGGGGATCATCCTCATCACCGGGCGCAACGACGATATCGATCGTATCGTCGGCCTGGAATGCGGCGCCGACGACTACGTGATCAAACCCCTCAACCCGCGCGAGCTGGTGTCCCGGGCGAAGAACCTGGTGCGCCGGGTGCGCCATGCCCGGGCCGAGCAAGCGCCAGCCGCGGTCGCGCGCCCGGTCAAGCGGTTCGCCGCCTGGTCCCTGGACACCGACCGCCGTCGCCTGATCGACCAGGCGGGCGGCGAGACCCTGCTGACCCACGGCGAGTACCAACTGCTCAGCGTGTTCCTGCGCAACACCGGCCATACGCTGAGCCGCGACCAGCTGATGGACCAGATCCGCAACCGCGAATGGGTGCCCAACGACCGCTCCATCGACGTGCTGGTCGGCCGTCTGCGGCGCAAGCTGCACGACGACCCGGCCGAGCCGCAGTTGATCATCACCATCCACGGCGCCGGCTACCTGTTTACCGCCAGCGTGGCGGCGTGA
- a CDS encoding amino acid permease has protein sequence MSESIERKGIHLTRALKSRHIFMLSLGGVIGTGLFMGSGVIINQGGPLGAILAYLVAGFLMYLVMVCLGELSVQMPVSGSFQTHATRFIGPATGFMIGWVYWMSWATTVGLEFTAAGMLMERWFPGVPIWYWSALFVVVLFGINALATRAFGEAEYWFSGIKVAAILGFIVVGVLVIFGAIPLTSGAPAPMFGNLVGDALFPNGLSAVFAVMMTVVYAFQGCEIMGVAAGETDQPEKSIPRAVRNVVFRVLIFYVLAIVVLSAIVPWQQAGLMESPFVQVFDMVGIPYAADLMNFVILTAILSVGNSGLYASTRILWAMSKTGMAPQGLSPLSKRGVPLRALGITLCFALISLMTSFVAADTLFMVLMAVSGMSGTVTWIVIALAQYKFRRAYLRDGGRLEDLKYRAPWFPVLPLLCIALCCSLFVFLAMDETQRPSLYWGFGFIAICYGAYYLVQRKRALPLAPSVPV, from the coding sequence ATGAGCGAATCTATCGAACGCAAAGGCATCCACCTGACCCGGGCCCTCAAGAGCCGGCACATTTTCATGCTGTCGCTGGGCGGGGTGATCGGCACCGGGCTGTTCATGGGCTCGGGGGTGATCATCAACCAGGGCGGCCCGCTCGGGGCGATCCTGGCTTACCTGGTGGCGGGGTTCCTGATGTACCTGGTGATGGTCTGCCTGGGCGAGCTGTCGGTGCAGATGCCGGTGTCGGGCTCGTTCCAGACCCACGCCACCCGGTTCATCGGCCCGGCCACCGGCTTCATGATCGGCTGGGTGTACTGGATGAGCTGGGCCACCACCGTGGGCCTGGAGTTCACCGCGGCCGGGATGCTGATGGAACGCTGGTTCCCGGGCGTGCCGATCTGGTACTGGTCGGCGCTGTTCGTGGTGGTGCTGTTCGGCATCAACGCCCTGGCTACCCGGGCCTTCGGTGAGGCGGAATACTGGTTTTCCGGGATCAAGGTGGCGGCGATCCTGGGCTTCATCGTGGTCGGCGTGCTGGTGATCTTCGGCGCGATCCCGCTCACCAGCGGCGCGCCGGCGCCGATGTTCGGCAACCTGGTTGGCGATGCGCTGTTCCCCAACGGCCTGTCGGCGGTGTTCGCGGTGATGATGACCGTGGTTTACGCCTTCCAGGGCTGCGAGATCATGGGCGTGGCGGCGGGGGAGACCGACCAGCCGGAGAAGAGCATCCCGCGCGCGGTGCGCAACGTGGTGTTCCGAGTGCTGATTTTCTATGTGCTGGCGATCGTGGTGCTGTCGGCCATCGTGCCCTGGCAGCAGGCCGGGTTGATGGAGAGCCCGTTCGTCCAGGTGTTCGACATGGTCGGCATTCCCTATGCCGCCGACCTGATGAATTTCGTGATCCTCACCGCGATTCTCTCGGTCGGCAACTCGGGCCTCTATGCCTCGACCCGCATCCTCTGGGCCATGTCCAAGACCGGCATGGCGCCCCAGGGCCTGTCGCCGCTGAGCAAGCGCGGCGTGCCGTTGCGGGCCCTGGGCATCACCCTGTGCTTCGCGCTGATCTCGCTGATGACCAGCTTCGTCGCCGCCGACACCCTGTTCATGGTGCTGATGGCCGTGAGCGGCATGTCCGGCACCGTGACCTGGATCGTCATCGCCCTGGCGCAGTACAAGTTCCGCCGCGCCTACCTGCGCGACGGCGGCAGGCTCGAAGACCTGAAGTACCGCGCGCCGTGGTTCCCGGTCCTGCCGCTGCTGTGCATTGCCCTGTGCTGCTCGCTGTTCGTGTTCCTGGCCATGGATGAGACCCAGCGCCCGTCGCTGTACTGGGGCTTCGGCTTCATTGCGATCTGCTACGGCGCCTACTACCTGGTGCAGCGCAAACGGGCGCTGCCGCTGGCACCGAGCGTACCGGTGTAG
- a CDS encoding ABC transporter substrate-binding protein has product MKSKMLKHAACALSLSLLTSLGSARAAPDMVVVGYGGAGQKAQDVAFFQPFSASDGSRLIQSEYNGEMARIKVMVDTGSVDWDLVQIEGPDLMRGCDEGLYERLDWQALGGSAQLITDAAQACGSAALVWSVAIAYDTDKLAPGPASWADFWDVKRFPGKRGLRKRAVYNLEFALLADGVPVDQVYAQLATPQGVDRAFAKLDQLKPYIQWWEAGAQPAQWLAAGDVTMTSTYSGRVAQAAQAGSHLALVWPGSLYGMDYWAIIKGSRHAGQAKRFIAFANRPEAQVKYVEQIPYGPTNTEAAARLDPRLAQWVPTAPQNLAGALAMDVAFWVDHGEELEERFNAWASR; this is encoded by the coding sequence ATGAAATCCAAAATGCTCAAGCACGCTGCCTGCGCCTTGTCACTGTCCCTGCTGACCAGTCTCGGCAGCGCCCGGGCGGCGCCGGACATGGTGGTGGTCGGTTACGGCGGCGCCGGGCAGAAGGCCCAGGACGTGGCGTTCTTCCAGCCTTTCAGCGCCAGCGATGGCAGTCGGTTGATCCAGAGCGAGTACAACGGCGAGATGGCGCGGATCAAGGTCATGGTCGACACCGGCAGCGTCGACTGGGACCTGGTGCAGATCGAAGGCCCGGACCTGATGCGCGGCTGCGACGAAGGCCTGTACGAGCGCCTGGACTGGCAGGCGCTGGGTGGCAGCGCGCAACTGATCACCGATGCCGCGCAAGCGTGCGGCTCGGCCGCCCTGGTGTGGAGCGTGGCCATTGCCTACGACACCGACAAGCTGGCCCCGGGGCCGGCGTCCTGGGCGGACTTCTGGGACGTGAAGCGCTTTCCCGGCAAGCGCGGCCTGCGCAAGCGCGCGGTGTACAACCTGGAGTTCGCCTTGCTGGCGGACGGGGTGCCGGTGGACCAGGTGTACGCCCAACTCGCCACGCCCCAGGGGGTCGACCGCGCCTTCGCCAAGCTCGATCAGCTCAAGCCCTACATCCAATGGTGGGAGGCCGGGGCGCAGCCGGCCCAGTGGCTGGCCGCCGGCGATGTGACGATGACCTCCACCTACAGCGGCCGTGTCGCCCAGGCGGCCCAGGCCGGCAGCCACCTGGCGCTGGTCTGGCCGGGCAGCCTGTACGGCATGGATTACTGGGCGATCATCAAGGGCTCCCGGCATGCCGGGCAGGCCAAGCGCTTCATCGCCTTCGCCAACCGGCCCGAGGCGCAGGTCAAGTACGTCGAGCAGATTCCCTACGGGCCGACCAATACCGAGGCCGCGGCCCGGCTCGACCCGCGCCTGGCGCAATGGGTGCCCACCGCCCCGCAGAACCTGGCGGGTGCGCTGGCGATGGACGTGGCGTTCTGGGTCGACCACGGCGAGGAGCTGGAGGAGCGCTTCAACGCCTGGGCCAGCCGATAG
- a CDS encoding TetR family transcriptional regulator C-terminal domain-containing protein, producing MNQEARFSRMEPELRKANLIESTLTCLKRHGFQGASIRRICAEAGVSVGLISHHYSGKDELVAEAYLAVTGRVMSLLREAMAQAAPNARQRLSAFFHASFSAELLDPQLLDAWLAFWGAVKTAEAINQAHEHSYGEYRNELSRVLGELAAEEGWEDFDADLAAISLSALLDGLWLESGLNPGTFTPGQGILICEAWVDGLQAGARQRFRRQTEGC from the coding sequence ATGAACCAGGAAGCGCGTTTTTCCCGAATGGAACCGGAACTGCGCAAGGCCAACCTGATCGAGTCGACCCTGACCTGCCTCAAGCGCCACGGTTTCCAGGGCGCGTCGATCCGGCGGATCTGCGCCGAGGCCGGGGTTTCGGTGGGGCTGATCAGCCACCACTATTCGGGCAAGGACGAACTGGTGGCCGAGGCCTACCTGGCGGTCACCGGGCGGGTCATGAGCCTGTTGCGCGAAGCCATGGCGCAGGCGGCGCCGAATGCCCGCCAGCGGCTGTCGGCGTTCTTTCACGCCTCGTTCAGCGCCGAGCTGCTCGACCCGCAACTGCTCGACGCCTGGCTGGCCTTCTGGGGCGCGGTGAAGACCGCGGAGGCGATCAACCAGGCCCACGAACATTCCTATGGCGAATACCGCAACGAACTGAGCCGGGTATTGGGCGAGCTGGCCGCCGAGGAGGGCTGGGAAGATTTCGACGCCGACCTCGCCGCCATCAGCCTCAGCGCCTTGCTCGACGGCCTGTGGCTGGAGTCGGGGCTCAACCCCGGGACCTTCACCCCGGGCCAGGGCATCCTGATCTGCGAGGCCTGGGTCGACGGCCTGCAGGCCGGCGCCCGCCAGCGTTTCCGGCGCCAGACAGAGGGCTGTTGA
- a CDS encoding ABC transporter substrate-binding protein: MLLVAGTGSAAERIRYCDYPVYPPISWSDGRQVRGLAPTVVKRLFGQLGYEVEIVVLGNWQRCLLDAAEGRVDVVLAYRTEEREQSMRFSSVPVLREEVALFVNRRHPVRFERLDDLAGYRGGLLFGESYGPEFDRFVARHHNIEWVSDSRQNFGKLVRGRIDFITHERRTGQLFVERLPGAADIVALPRALSVDYLRVAVSRRSALAARMADIDAQLQRLADAGDIERWLDESEATYRDMLNLPADAR; encoded by the coding sequence ATGCTGCTGGTGGCGGGCACGGGGTCGGCGGCCGAGCGCATCCGCTATTGCGACTATCCGGTATACCCGCCGATTTCCTGGAGCGACGGCCGGCAGGTGCGCGGCCTGGCGCCGACCGTGGTCAAGCGCCTGTTCGGCCAGTTGGGCTACGAGGTGGAGATCGTCGTGCTGGGCAACTGGCAGCGCTGCCTGCTGGATGCCGCCGAAGGACGGGTCGACGTGGTCCTGGCCTACCGCACCGAGGAGCGCGAGCAGAGCATGCGTTTTTCCAGCGTGCCGGTACTGCGCGAGGAAGTCGCGCTGTTCGTCAACCGCCGGCACCCGGTGCGTTTCGAGCGCCTCGACGACCTCGCCGGTTACCGCGGCGGGCTGCTGTTCGGGGAAAGCTACGGGCCGGAGTTCGACCGTTTCGTCGCCCGCCACCACAACATCGAATGGGTCTCCGACAGCCGGCAGAATTTCGGCAAGCTGGTCCGCGGGCGCATCGACTTCATCACCCACGAGCGGCGCACCGGGCAACTGTTCGTCGAACGCCTGCCGGGGGCCGCGGACATCGTCGCCTTGCCCCGGGCGCTGAGCGTCGATTACCTGCGGGTCGCGGTGTCGCGCCGCTCGGCGCTGGCCGCGCGCATGGCGGACATCGACGCGCAATTGCAGCGCCTGGCCGACGCCGGGGACATCGAACGCTGGCTGGACGAAAGCGAGGCGACCTACCGCGACATGCTCAACCTGCCGGCGGACGCGCGATGA
- a CDS encoding hybrid sensor histidine kinase/response regulator, whose amino-acid sequence MIGARPGGLLRRLLLFIFLFSLCFTVLASSVQLYFEYRREMREIDARMALIRDGYLASLERSLWDLNQEQLNVQLRGLVDFSDVARVRLSSPDFDLLQGTAEPLGPLRVERFELDYQPPSGGPRHLGQLEVSTDLGAVHRRLYATGLTSLLWMSVFLCGLAVALSGLFYRLVTRHLQVMAEFARRIAAGQWDEPLHLDKRGGADEIDTVAHALDDMRRAILSDIHRREADRLALQDKRDELQKRVERRTASLMRAKDEAEAANLAKSRFLATMSHELRTPLNGILGMAELLRGARLDERDGKRLEALYKAGEGLLTILNEVLYFARLEEGESHPEAVDFSVAQLIDEVLTLLEPNALANGTQVQRQLDPRLAGRLHGAEQFLRQVLSNLLANAIKFTRAGQIRVAVEVLPGSAWAGGQRLRLSVTDNGIGIAPAMQEKIFERFVQASEDVAQRYGGTGLGLAISKHLVELLDGRIGVDSEVGRGSCFWFELDLSAAQGSAAEVQAEGPAGGLDILVVEDVALNREVASGLLESDGHRVWLAEEGEQALAFCRRQRFDLMLLDVHLPGISGVELCQRIRAGDGPNRDCRIFALTASVQPALVRSYLDAGMQGILAKPLKLQNLRQALAGQAPVREAVRDDASLDWPLLETHRALLGTQKLNGLLAVLRDAVAQQRPALAQAMAADDCTEVAHLAHRLAGSSASLGLCALAEGLRTLERAALANDEPAVRAMAEAVDAQLQQAQRTLARLLDA is encoded by the coding sequence ATGATCGGCGCGCGCCCCGGTGGCCTGCTGCGCCGCCTGCTGCTGTTCATCTTCCTGTTCAGCCTGTGTTTCACCGTGCTCGCCAGTAGCGTGCAGCTGTACTTCGAATACCGCCGGGAAATGCGCGAGATCGACGCGCGCATGGCGCTGATCCGCGACGGTTACCTGGCCAGCCTGGAGCGCAGCCTGTGGGACCTGAACCAGGAACAGCTGAACGTGCAGCTGCGCGGCCTGGTGGACTTCTCCGACGTGGCCCGGGTGCGCCTGAGCAGCCCGGATTTCGACCTGCTGCAAGGCACTGCCGAGCCGCTCGGGCCGCTGCGCGTGGAGCGCTTCGAGCTGGATTACCAGCCGCCCAGCGGTGGCCCGCGGCACCTGGGGCAACTGGAAGTCAGCACCGACCTGGGCGCGGTGCACCGGCGGCTGTACGCCACCGGGCTGACCAGCCTGTTGTGGATGAGCGTGTTTCTCTGCGGCCTGGCGGTGGCGCTGTCGGGGCTGTTCTACCGGCTGGTGACCCGTCACCTGCAAGTGATGGCCGAGTTCGCCCGGCGCATCGCCGCGGGCCAGTGGGACGAACCGCTGCACCTGGACAAGCGCGGCGGCGCGGACGAAATCGACACCGTGGCGCATGCCCTGGACGACATGCGCCGGGCGATCCTCAGCGACATCCATCGCCGCGAAGCCGACCGCCTGGCCTTGCAGGACAAGCGCGACGAACTGCAGAAACGGGTCGAGCGGCGCACCGCCAGCCTGATGCGCGCCAAGGACGAGGCCGAAGCGGCCAACCTGGCCAAGTCGCGCTTCCTCGCCACCATGAGCCACGAGCTGCGCACGCCGCTCAACGGCATTCTCGGCATGGCCGAGCTGCTGCGCGGCGCGCGCCTCGACGAGCGCGACGGTAAACGTCTCGAAGCCTTGTACAAGGCGGGCGAGGGCCTGCTGACGATTCTCAACGAGGTGCTGTATTTCGCCCGGCTGGAGGAGGGCGAAAGCCATCCGGAGGCGGTGGATTTCTCCGTGGCGCAACTGATCGACGAAGTGCTCACGCTGCTCGAGCCCAATGCGCTGGCCAATGGCACCCAGGTGCAGCGCCAGCTCGATCCACGGCTCGCCGGGCGGCTGCACGGCGCCGAGCAGTTCCTGCGCCAGGTGCTGAGCAATCTGCTGGCCAACGCCATCAAGTTCACCCGCGCCGGGCAGATCCGCGTCGCGGTCGAGGTATTGCCGGGCAGTGCCTGGGCGGGTGGCCAGCGCTTGCGCCTGAGCGTGACCGACAACGGCATCGGCATCGCCCCGGCGATGCAGGAAAAGATCTTCGAGCGCTTCGTCCAGGCCAGCGAGGACGTGGCCCAGCGTTATGGCGGCACCGGGCTGGGGCTGGCCATCAGCAAGCATCTGGTGGAGTTGCTCGACGGGCGCATCGGCGTCGACAGCGAGGTCGGGCGCGGCAGCTGTTTCTGGTTCGAGCTGGACTTGTCGGCCGCCCAGGGCAGCGCTGCCGAAGTGCAGGCCGAGGGCCCGGCGGGGGGCCTGGATATCCTGGTGGTCGAGGATGTGGCGCTGAACCGCGAGGTCGCCAGCGGCCTGCTGGAAAGCGACGGGCATCGGGTCTGGCTGGCGGAAGAGGGCGAACAGGCCCTGGCGTTCTGCCGCCGCCAGCGTTTCGACCTGATGCTGCTGGATGTGCACCTGCCGGGCATCAGCGGCGTCGAGCTGTGCCAGCGCATCCGGGCCGGCGACGGGCCCAATCGCGACTGCCGGATCTTCGCCCTGACCGCCAGTGTGCAGCCGGCGCTGGTACGCAGTTACCTGGATGCCGGCATGCAAGGCATCCTCGCCAAGCCGCTGAAACTGCAAAACCTGCGCCAGGCCCTGGCCGGGCAGGCGCCGGTGAGGGAAGCGGTCCGGGACGACGCCAGCCTCGACTGGCCATTGCTGGAAACCCACCGCGCGCTGCTCGGGACACAGAAGCTCAACGGCCTGCTGGCGGTACTGCGCGACGCCGTGGCCCAGCAGCGCCCGGCGCTTGCACAGGCCATGGCGGCCGACGACTGTACCGAGGTCGCGCACCTGGCCCACCGCCTGGCCGGCAGCAGCGCGTCCCTCGGGCTGTGCGCCCTGGCCGAGGGGCTGCGAACGCTGGAGCGCGCGGCGCTGGCCAACGACGAACCGGCGGTGCGGGCCATGGCCGAGGCGGTGGACGCGCAGTTGCAGCAGGCGCAACGGACCCTGGCCCGGCTGCTGGACGCCTGA
- a CDS encoding acyl-CoA dehydrogenase family protein: MNFQLTQEQEMLVDAVRSFVAKELLPHEDAVDRADEVAPELAAQIRGKAIAAGFYAFNMPEEVGGGGLDYLSQALIERELAKCSWALHVFVARPSKILMACTGQQIDDYLLPCIQGEKIDCFALTEPGAGSDANAIKTRAVRDGGDFVLNGGKHFISHAGHADFAIVFAVTDTYQHNGRPRNAVTAFLVDRDTPGLTIRRGPKCVSNRGYHTFEMFFDDCRVPASKVLGEVGKGWEVANAWLTAGRVMVAANCVGQAQRALDLSLQWAADRRQFGQPIGSYQGVSFKLADMATQIRAAELLTLHTAWKMDQGSMTDGEAGMAKLFASEVLGRVADEAVQIFGGMGLMDEGPVERIWRNARIERIWEGTSEIQRHIISRELLRPLLR; encoded by the coding sequence ATGAATTTCCAGCTGACCCAGGAACAAGAAATGCTGGTGGACGCGGTTCGCAGCTTCGTCGCCAAGGAACTGTTGCCCCATGAAGACGCGGTGGACCGCGCCGACGAAGTCGCGCCGGAACTGGCCGCGCAGATTCGCGGCAAGGCCATCGCCGCCGGTTTCTACGCCTTCAACATGCCCGAGGAAGTCGGCGGCGGTGGCCTCGACTACCTGTCCCAGGCGCTGATCGAACGCGAACTGGCGAAGTGCTCGTGGGCCCTGCATGTGTTCGTCGCGCGGCCCTCGAAAATCCTCATGGCCTGCACCGGCCAGCAGATCGACGACTACCTGCTGCCCTGCATCCAGGGCGAGAAGATCGACTGCTTCGCCCTCACCGAGCCGGGCGCCGGTTCCGACGCCAATGCGATCAAGACCCGTGCGGTACGCGACGGCGGCGACTTCGTGCTCAATGGCGGCAAGCACTTCATCAGCCATGCCGGGCACGCCGATTTCGCCATCGTCTTCGCGGTGACCGACACCTATCAGCACAACGGTCGCCCACGCAACGCCGTGACCGCCTTCCTGGTGGACCGCGACACCCCGGGCCTGACCATCCGCCGCGGGCCCAAGTGCGTGAGCAACCGCGGTTACCACACCTTCGAGATGTTCTTCGACGACTGCCGCGTGCCAGCGTCCAAGGTGCTCGGCGAGGTCGGCAAGGGCTGGGAAGTGGCCAACGCCTGGCTCACCGCCGGGCGGGTGATGGTCGCCGCTAACTGCGTTGGCCAGGCCCAGCGGGCGCTAGACCTGTCGCTGCAATGGGCGGCGGACCGCCGGCAGTTCGGCCAGCCCATCGGCAGTTATCAGGGCGTGTCGTTCAAGCTGGCCGACATGGCCACGCAGATCCGCGCCGCCGAACTGCTGACCCTGCACACCGCCTGGAAAATGGACCAGGGCAGCATGACCGACGGCGAAGCCGGCATGGCCAAGCTGTTCGCCAGCGAAGTGCTGGGGCGGGTGGCCGACGAAGCGGTGCAGATTTTCGGCGGCATGGGCCTGATGGACGAAGGGCCGGTGGAGCGCATCTGGCGCAACGCGCGGATCGAGCGGATCTGGGAAGGCACCTCGGAGATCCAGCGCCACATCATTTCCCGTGAACTGCTGCGCCCATTGCTGCGTTGA
- a CDS encoding enoyl-CoA hydratase/isomerase family protein, translated as MTTSSSLLSRVEAGVAWITLNRTAQRNALDIPTLKQLHALLDDSNADPAVRAVVLTGSGRSFCAGADLAEWAEAEARGALESYGWTETAHALMSRLYSLDKPTIAAINGTAVGAGMDLSLCCDLRIAGQSARFKAGYTGMAYSPDAGASWHLPRLIGTEQAKRLLFLDELWSAERALAAGLVGEVCADEQLLAVAGELAARLASGPTFAFAQTKRLMREGGDRSLPEQLRAELAAGLLCGRSADGAEALRAATEKRLPNFIGR; from the coding sequence ATGACCACTTCATCGTCACTGCTCAGCCGGGTCGAGGCAGGCGTCGCCTGGATCACCCTCAACCGCACGGCGCAGCGCAATGCGCTGGACATTCCCACCCTCAAGCAACTCCACGCCTTGCTGGACGACAGCAACGCCGACCCGGCGGTACGCGCCGTGGTGCTGACCGGCAGCGGTCGCAGTTTCTGCGCCGGCGCCGACCTTGCCGAATGGGCCGAGGCCGAGGCCCGGGGCGCCCTGGAAAGCTACGGCTGGACCGAAACCGCGCATGCCCTGATGAGCCGCCTGTACAGCCTCGACAAACCCACCATCGCCGCGATCAACGGCACCGCGGTGGGGGCCGGCATGGACCTGAGCCTGTGCTGCGACCTGCGCATCGCCGGGCAATCGGCGCGCTTCAAGGCCGGCTACACCGGCATGGCTTATTCGCCGGACGCCGGCGCCAGCTGGCACCTGCCACGCCTGATCGGCACCGAGCAGGCCAAGCGCCTGCTGTTTCTCGACGAGCTCTGGAGCGCCGAGCGCGCCCTGGCGGCGGGGCTGGTCGGCGAGGTGTGCGCCGACGAGCAACTGCTGGCGGTCGCCGGCGAGCTGGCCGCGCGCCTGGCCAGTGGCCCGACCTTCGCCTTCGCCCAGACCAAACGCCTGATGCGCGAAGGCGGCGACCGCAGCCTGCCCGAGCAACTGCGCGCCGAGCTGGCCGCCGGGCTGCTCTGCGGGCGCAGCGCCGACGGCGCCGAAGCCTTGCGCGCGGCCACGGAAAAACGCCTGCCGAATTTCATCGGCCGCTAA